GCGCCGCGTGGGGATGGACGTGATCGTGGCCGGGCAGCGCGTGCTGGCCCACGGCCTTGGGCGGCGGTCCGTCGTGGACGACGCAGCCGTCGCGGAGCACCACCGCGCGGTCGATCAGCGGCTCCAGCGGGCCGAGCTCGTGCAGGACGAGCAGGACCGTGGCGCCGCCTGCGACCTGCTCGCGGAGGGTGCCCGCGAGGATCTCCTGGCTGGCGAGGTCGACCCCGGCCATCGGCTCGTCCATGATCAGCAGCTCCGGTTCGCCCGCGAGGGCGCGGGCGATCAGTACGCGCTGGTGCTGACCGCCGGACAGGGCGCTCACCGAGTCCCGGGCGCGGTCGGCCATGCCGACGAGCTCCAGGGCCCGCTGGACGGCCGCCCGGTCGGCCTTGCGCGGCGGCCCGAACCGGCGGCGGGCCAGCCGCCCCGCCGAGACGACCTCGCGCACGGTCGCGGGGACGCCACTGGCGGCGGTGGTGCGCTGCGGTACGTAACCGATCCGCGCCCAGTCGCGGAAGCGGCGGCGGGGGATGCCGAAGAGGGTCAGCTCACCGCCGCTGAGCGGCACCTGGCCGACGATGGACCGTACGGCGGTGGACTTGCCCGAGCCGTTGGCGCCGAGCAGCGCCACGACCTCACTGCGGCGGACGGTCAGATCGATACCGCGCAGCACGGGGCGGCCACCGAGGGTGGCCGTCGCGCCGCGCAGGGATATGGGGTCCGCGGCCCGGTCCTCGGCCGGGTCCCCGGACTCCCCGGCAACTCCGGATTCCCGGGTCTCCTCGGCTTCCATGGCTTCCTCCGTCACTTGGCGCCCAGCGCCTTCTTCAGCGCGTTCAGATTGGCTCGCATGACCTGGATGTAGTCATCGCCCCTGGACTTGGAGCCGATGCCCTCGATCGGATCCAGCACATCGGTCCGCAGATGGAGATCGCCCGCCAGCGTCCTGGCCGTGCGATCGCTCACCAGGGTTTCGAAGAAGACGGTGTTGACCTTGTCCTTCTTGGCGATGGTGTGCAGTCCCCTGACCCGGGCCGGGCTGGGCTCGGACTCGGGGTCGAGCCCGGAGATCGCCTCCTGCCGCAGGCCGTAGCGCTCGGCGAGGTAGCCGAAGGCGGCATGGGTCGTGATGAAGGTGTCCGAAGAACGGCCCTTCAAACCGCTCCGGAAGTCCTGATCGAGCGTGTTCAGCTCCTTGACCAGGGCGGTGGTGTTCTTCTTGTACGTCGCGGCGTGCTCGGGGTCGGCCTTCTCCAGCGCCTTGCCGACGCCCTTGGCCACCTGGGCGTAACGCACCGGATCCAGCCAGATGTGGGGATCGGCGGCCGCGTCGCCGGAGTGGTCGTGCCCCTCGTGCCCCGCTTTCCCCGCCTCACCCTCGCCGCCGTGCCCGTGGTCGCTCTCGACCTCCGTGCCGTGGTCCTCCAACGAGGTGTACGAGGCCGCGTCCGCCACCTGCCTCGGCTCGGCCTGGGTGATGGCCCGGTCGACGGAGGGCTGGAGCCCCTTGAGGTAGACCACCAGACCGGCCTTGCTGAGATCGGCGGTCTGCCGGGGGCTGATCTCCAGATCGTGCGGTTCGACGCCCGGCTTGGTCAGGGAGGAGACATGGACGGCGCTCCCGCCGATCCGCTGGGCGAGGAATTGCATGGGATAGAAGGACGCCACCACATCCAGCTTGCCGTCCGTCCTTCCGTCCCCGGCGTTGGTGGAGCAGGCTGTGAGGGTGGTCAGACCCAGGGCGGCGGCTCCCAC
This genomic interval from Streptomyces asiaticus contains the following:
- a CDS encoding metal ABC transporter ATP-binding protein; the encoded protein is MEAEETRESGVAGESGDPAEDRAADPISLRGATATLGGRPVLRGIDLTVRRSEVVALLGANGSGKSTAVRSIVGQVPLSGGELTLFGIPRRRFRDWARIGYVPQRTTAASGVPATVREVVSAGRLARRRFGPPRKADRAAVQRALELVGMADRARDSVSALSGGQHQRVLIARALAGEPELLIMDEPMAGVDLASQEILAGTLREQVAGGATVLLVLHELGPLEPLIDRAVVLRDGCVVHDGPPPKAVGQHALPGHDHVHPHAAPDAEPIRTGLLT
- a CDS encoding metal ABC transporter substrate-binding protein, which produces MNIRRLRPTTALVGAAALGLTTLTACSTNAGDGRTDGKLDVVASFYPMQFLAQRIGGSAVHVSSLTKPGVEPHDLEISPRQTADLSKAGLVVYLKGLQPSVDRAITQAEPRQVADAASYTSLEDHGTEVESDHGHGGEGEAGKAGHEGHDHSGDAAADPHIWLDPVRYAQVAKGVGKALEKADPEHAATYKKNTTALVKELNTLDQDFRSGLKGRSSDTFITTHAAFGYLAERYGLRQEAISGLDPESEPSPARVRGLHTIAKKDKVNTVFFETLVSDRTARTLAGDLHLRTDVLDPIEGIGSKSRGDDYIQVMRANLNALKKALGAK